The following are encoded in a window of Thiohalobacter sp. IOR34 genomic DNA:
- a CDS encoding sulfotransferase, with amino-acid sequence MSVGFFKKAHVRLTIAKLTLFRKAGYFFIDIGDRILCEIKMNGKARRTRKKTRSNIRLARSFIAWRHLLLEFNAPQAAAFLSSLGGYGRDLPRDFEGPAGDRILVLAAHQDDETIGAGGTLILAAKAGKKIKVVYTTDGATSLNDHDKDTVVEIRKTEARAVWRRIARVEPLFLDGGNRTEFLSREVIGRLAEIIREYRPTDIFLPNMLEQVTEHRHVNEILMQAVRIRPLNKNVQIWGYNVSTTSPGTAVVDITTVAREKESVNKIWRSQNVYGDYATVCKGRDMLNAAFLKGRRPRRHKAFAETFMMFPAEEYLRLSRMFISPPPSRVEEPVVAPPNFFVVGMQKSGSFWLTALLNAHPMVCCFPERPGHIDGVAEAHLFDGMEKMTTNWPLFAKMMRRRLDYFFSDLIPAKPIEDAERLEELRQALCIRFNQYCHLQRLRSGKPVVGEKTTETCHHPELLDKYYPDALRIAILRDPRDRVVSFFFHQIRKGRLRSGSSLTDDFIQEYISRVRKDYEGLLALGGTVEVIRYEALKTEPQSELSRIFRALGVTDDPEVLKRVVEAADFKRLSEREAGEEDRSSHYRKGVTGDWVNFLSPAQASSVVDELAELTSLIEQKFEISLAAYHY; translated from the coding sequence ATGAGCGTAGGGTTCTTCAAAAAAGCTCATGTCAGGCTGACCATAGCCAAACTTACGTTATTTCGTAAAGCAGGTTACTTTTTCATTGATATTGGTGACCGGATTCTTTGCGAAATCAAAATGAATGGCAAGGCCAGGCGGACAAGGAAAAAAACAAGGTCAAATATCCGCCTGGCACGAAGTTTTATTGCGTGGCGGCATCTTTTGCTCGAGTTTAATGCGCCACAAGCGGCGGCTTTTCTCAGCAGTTTGGGTGGTTATGGGCGTGATCTTCCTCGGGATTTCGAAGGACCAGCTGGTGACCGCATCCTGGTGCTTGCGGCTCACCAGGATGATGAAACCATTGGTGCCGGCGGCACCCTGATTCTTGCGGCCAAGGCTGGAAAAAAGATCAAGGTTGTCTATACGACGGATGGGGCAACCAGTTTGAATGATCATGATAAGGATACTGTTGTTGAGATTCGCAAGACGGAGGCCCGCGCTGTTTGGCGTCGAATCGCCAGGGTTGAGCCACTATTTCTTGATGGCGGAAATCGGACAGAATTTCTCTCTCGCGAAGTGATTGGTCGATTGGCAGAGATAATCCGTGAATACCGGCCGACTGATATTTTTCTGCCCAATATGCTCGAACAGGTTACTGAGCACCGGCATGTTAACGAGATACTGATGCAGGCGGTTCGTATCCGACCATTAAACAAGAATGTACAAATCTGGGGCTATAACGTCTCGACAACATCACCGGGCACTGCTGTTGTCGATATCACAACGGTTGCGAGAGAAAAAGAATCTGTCAATAAGATATGGCGTTCTCAGAACGTGTATGGTGATTATGCGACAGTCTGTAAAGGACGGGATATGCTAAATGCAGCGTTTCTGAAAGGCCGCCGCCCGCGTCGTCACAAGGCCTTTGCGGAAACGTTCATGATGTTTCCAGCAGAGGAATATCTTCGTTTAAGCAGGATGTTTATCAGCCCGCCGCCTTCTCGTGTTGAAGAGCCTGTCGTTGCACCCCCTAATTTTTTTGTGGTCGGAATGCAGAAGAGTGGTTCTTTCTGGCTGACGGCTCTGTTGAATGCCCATCCAATGGTGTGCTGTTTTCCAGAACGCCCAGGTCATATAGATGGGGTTGCTGAGGCGCATCTGTTTGATGGAATGGAAAAAATGACCACAAACTGGCCGCTTTTTGCGAAGATGATGCGCCGTCGGCTGGACTATTTCTTCAGCGATCTTATTCCCGCAAAGCCGATTGAAGATGCGGAACGTCTGGAGGAACTCCGTCAGGCTTTGTGTATCCGCTTTAATCAATACTGTCATCTCCAGCGTTTACGTAGTGGAAAGCCAGTGGTTGGGGAAAAGACGACTGAAACCTGTCATCATCCAGAACTACTGGATAAGTATTATCCAGATGCCTTGCGGATTGCGATTCTCCGTGATCCACGAGATCGCGTCGTATCCTTCTTTTTTCACCAGATCCGGAAGGGGCGGTTGCGGTCCGGATCTTCGTTGACGGATGATTTTATTCAGGAGTATATCAGCCGTGTTCGAAAGGATTATGAAGGCTTGTTAGCCCTTGGCGGAACGGTGGAAGTGATTCGGTATGAAGCGTTGAAAACGGAACCACAGTCGGAGCTCTCGCGTATCTTCCGTGCATTGGGGGTAACCGACGACCCTGAGGTTCTGAAACGGGTGGTCGAGGCTGCCGATTTCAAGAGACTAAGTGAACGGGAAGCCGGTGAGGAAGATCGAAGCAGCCACTATCGAAAGGGAGTAACTGGGGACTGGGTCAATTTCCTTTCGCCTGCCCAGGCGTCATCCGTTGTGGATGAGCTTGCCGAACTGACTTCACTGATTGAGCAGAAATTTGAGATTTCCCTGGCAGCTTATCACTATTGA
- a CDS encoding sulfotransferase has protein sequence MNLKSSDNAFSRPVFILGLNKSGTSLLYLILSRHPSLSAIRSFKPPKGNLHKRKAMLFMENYGIGEGQQIPGIPEKMGLKSGPGRWALPRFQLEYRLTEEDVEEGDAIMLANAYSGAMVDSSRRLLEKSPPNILRCRYLQALFPDATFLAIVRNPHANVAANAKKRSNWGGVREQAEHWNQAYSFLLEDMSSLNSFMLIKYEDLVCNTEKVLGDVFTQCDLECDLGIIDRSEIKSDVNDKLLALLNDEDKRLINIICGSTMREYGYSTLG, from the coding sequence ATGAATTTGAAGTCTTCTGATAATGCGTTCTCCAGGCCGGTTTTTATATTGGGCCTGAATAAAAGCGGGACGAGCCTTTTATACCTTATCCTTTCGCGGCATCCTTCCTTGTCCGCGATTCGTTCCTTCAAGCCGCCCAAAGGCAATCTTCATAAGCGCAAGGCCATGCTGTTTATGGAGAATTATGGTATTGGCGAGGGACAGCAAATACCTGGCATTCCCGAGAAAATGGGTTTGAAGAGTGGCCCAGGCAGATGGGCCTTGCCACGATTCCAGTTGGAATACAGGCTTACCGAGGAGGACGTTGAGGAGGGCGACGCGATAATGCTGGCCAATGCCTATTCTGGAGCCATGGTCGACAGTTCCAGAAGGCTGCTTGAGAAGTCGCCGCCAAATATACTGCGCTGTCGCTATCTTCAGGCCTTATTTCCAGACGCCACCTTCCTAGCGATTGTCAGAAATCCTCATGCCAATGTGGCGGCGAATGCCAAGAAGCGGAGCAACTGGGGAGGTGTGAGAGAGCAGGCAGAACACTGGAACCAGGCATATTCTTTTCTGCTCGAAGACATGAGCAGCCTGAATTCCTTCATGCTGATCAAGTACGAAGACCTCGTTTGTAATACCGAGAAGGTATTGGGTGATGTATTTACCCAATGCGACTTGGAGTGCGATCTTGGCATTATTGACAGGTCCGAAATCAAGAGTGATGTGAATGACAAATTGCTTGCCCTGTTGAATGATGAAGATAAGCGGCTTATAAACATCATTTGCGGTTCGACTATGAGGGAATACGGCTATTCGACATTGGGGTAG